The Cystobacter fuscus DSM 2262 region TGGCGGCGGGAGTGTAGGAGACGCGCCCCCAGGGGATCAACGTCCACTCCTCGATGACGCGAACCTCGCGGATTCATGGGGGAAGCGGCCAGGGGGGGACGCTACAGTACGCGCCCATGCGCTCGCTTCTCCTCTCCCTCGCCCTGCTGGCCGCCCTCCTGTCCGCGGCTCCCGCACACGCCCAGTTCGCCAACCGCAGCCTGGGCCTGTCGGCGGGCTACATGAACTTCAACAACACGCAGAGTCTCTCCGAGACCTTCTTCATCGGCTTCGACGCCAGCCTCTACATCGAGAGCGGCTTCGAGGTGGTGTCCCTCACCAAGCTCACCTTCCCCTACGATCCCATCAGCGGGCAGCGCGTGGTGGGCATCGCTCCGTCGCTGGGCGTGCGCTACCTCTTCCTGGAGGAGTCCATCCGCCCCTACCTGGGCGCGGACCTGAGCTACCTGCACGTCTTCAAGCCGGCGGGAGACTCCAACTACGTCGGCCTGGGGCCCAACGCGGGCCTGGACTTCTTCGTCTCCGACTCCATCAGCCTGGGCGTCCGGGCCCAGTACAACTTCTACCTGGCGCTCAACGAGCGGGTGCAGACCTCGCTCATCCTCTCCGGAGGCGCGGCCGTCTACTTCTAGGCCGCCACCGCGCGCCCTCGCACCGTGGGCGCGCCCCCCGAAGCCGGCAGCAGGGCCGCGGCGACCAGCAGGGTCCACTTCTCGTCCGAGAGGTGGGCCGGCTTCTCCATGGCCAGCAGCTCCTGGAGTTTCGCGCCGAGCACGGAGAAGAGCCGCAGGCGTGCTTCCATGCTCAGCTCCTCGCGCCGCAGCACCGCCGAGAGCACCGCTTCACGCGCCTCGGTGCCCAGGCGCTTCACCCGCGAGACGAACAGTGGATCCGCCAGCAGCCCCTGGCCGGCCGGGACGCCAATGGCCGAGGGCAGCTTGAGCCGGCGCTCGCGCACCACCAGCGTGCCCGCCAGCATGTCCCCCAGCCGTTGGTGCGAGCCGGACAGCAGCGCCGTCACGCCCCCCACCAGGTAGAACAGGGGCAGCCGGTCCACGGGCCGCGCCAGATTGCGCAGCGCGGCATGGTGGAAGCCGATGCGCACCCCGCTGCGCTGGATGACGCGCAGGCCCAAGAGCTTCTTGCCCACCGTCTGCCCGCTCCAGACCGACTCCAGGGTGATGCCGTAGCCCCAGTCCACCAGGAAATAGAGGACGATGCCCAGGGCGCTGGCGAAGCCGGGGAACGCCGCCATCCCCAGGCTCAACCCCACGAGCAGCGCGCTCGTGCCCATCATCACCAGCACCGCGTCCACCAGCCAGGCGAGGAAGCGCGAGTAGAGGCCCGCGAGCGTGAAGCGGAACTCCACGTACTCGGGCGTGAGCACGGTATGGATGCCGTCGAGGAGGGGGGCGGGCGCGTCCGTCACGCCCGCGAGGCTACCGCACGCGCTAGGGCGCGCGGAACTGGGCCTTGCCGTCGAAGGTCTTGTTGTCGCCCACCCCGGGCAGGGTGTCCTCCAGCGTCTGGCCGTCCAGCGCCGTCACCCGCAGCTTGACCTGGCCCGAGCCCAGGCCCTTGTCGTCCACGAAGTAGTTGTAGTCCGCCCGCGGGAGCGACACCCAGGCGCCGTTCTTCCAGGCCTCGAGCTTCGTCACGGGCACCAGGTGGTTGCGCACCTGGATGGCCGTCCACCAGGGGTTGCTGCCGTCCTTGAAGTGGTAGCGCACGGGGCCGGGCGTGTTGCACGTCACCATGCGCCAGCGCACCGGCACCCGGCCATCCACCGGGTTGGCGATCTTCGCGAACGCCGAGCGGCTGAGATCCAGGTGCCCCTTGTCCGGGCAGTCCGGGCACGAGTCCACGATGCGCACGCGCAGGGTGCCCAGCGGCCCCTCCACCTCCGCGCACGCTCCACACATCGCGCTCTTCTGGTACTGGCCGATGTTGATCGCCGCCACGTCCAGATCGTTCGGGCTCGCGTCGAAGCTGCAATTGCCCGCGCCCGTCGCGTCATAGAAGGTGATGAGTCCGTTCTGGTACTCGCCCAGGGGGAGGAGCGGGCCGCCGGAGCTCGTGTCGCCACAGCCCGCCAACAGCCACAACAGGGGGGCCGCGAACCAACGGCCAGCAACGAGTCTCTCGGTGCGCATGATGGACATCCTCAAAGGAGTGGAGAGCGAGCGGGCATTCTACGTTCACGGCGCACCCGGTGGCGTGGAATGCACTCGCGGAGGGGGGTCTGCTAGGCTGGCGTGGGGGGCACCCGGAACGAGCATCGCCATGGCGGTGGCGCGGGCTGCCCGGTGTGCGACGGAAATGATCGACCCAGCAACGCCCCGGACCTCCTCTCCTCCATCCGCTGAGCCAGCGATGGACGCCACTTCCGCGTCTCCTCCGGAGACCCGCCGGGGCGTCTCGCTGTTCACACGCCTGTTCCTCCTCATCCTCGTGTGCGCGCTGCCTCCGCTCGTGGGGCTGGGCTGGAAGATGATGGACACCAACGCGCTGGCCCTGGAGGAGCTCGTGCGCCACCTGCACCGCTCCCTCGTGGGGGACGTGCAGCGCTCCGTGCGCGGCTCGCTCGCGCGCGTCGAGCAGGACCTCGAGGGCCTCGGTCAGCTCCTCTTCGCGCCCGGCCTGGGGGACGATGCCACGCGCTTCGCCCTCGTCGGCTCGCGGGTGGCCTCCCTGGGCGACATCGACTTCGTCACGCTCTACGCCCCCAACGGCCAGAGCGTGACCACGGTGAAGGCGGACGAGGTGCCCGCTCCTCGAATCGCCTCCCGCCTGGATGCCTCCCTGCTCGACACGCTCTCCTCCCGGGGGCACCTGGTGGTGCGCGACGTGAGCACCGGGGCACGGGGTGGACCCGTGCTCGAGGTGTTCTTCCCCATCATTCGCGACGGCAGCCCGCGCGCCATCCTCGGCACCCAGGTGAAGCTCGGCGAGCTGTGCGCGTTGATGGGGGAGCTGGGCGAGCGCTTCCTCGGCGCGCGCGAGAACGTCTTCGTCGTGGACCAGCGGCGGCGGCTCGTGCTCCACGCCGACCCCGCCCGCGTGGCGGTCCGCGAGGACTTCTCCCGGCACGGCCTCTTCGCGGCGCTCAGCGGCGACGCCTCCTTCTCCACGGACATGGCCGCCATCTCCGACTTCCAGCTCGAGGGCCAGGAGATGCTCGGCTCGCTGGAGGTCCTGTCCGAACATGGCTGGGCCGTGGTGGTGCAGCAGCCCCAGTCCGTGGCCTATGCGTCGCTGACGGAGATGCGCCGCTCCATCCTCGCCGCGCTCGCGCTCGCGGCCCTGGTGGCCCTGGGGGCGGGCCTGCTCGGAGCCCGGCAGCTCACCCGGCCCCTGCGCGATCTCGTCGCGGCGACCCGGGCCCTCGCCGAGCGCGCCTTTCACGGCGTGGGCGAGCGCGTCACCCGGCGCTCGGACGAGGTGGGCACCCTGGGCCGCGCCTTCGAGGACATGGCGCGCACGCTCGCCTCCAAGGAGCGCGAGCTGCTCTCCCAGACCCAGGCGCGCACCGCCCTCAGCCGCTACCTGTCTCCGGACGTGGTGGAGTTGGTCGTCTCCCACCCCGAGCGTCTGCGGCTCGGGGGCGAGCGCCGCGAGGTCACCATCCTCTTCGCGGACGTGGTGGGCTTCACCCACCTGTCCGAGACCCAGCCCCCGGAGGTCATCGTCGCGCTGCTCAACGAGCTGTTCACCTTCGCCACGGAGATCATCCAGCGGCGCGGGGGCATCATCGACAAGTTCA contains the following coding sequences:
- a CDS encoding outer membrane beta-barrel protein; translated protein: MRSLLLSLALLAALLSAAPAHAQFANRSLGLSAGYMNFNNTQSLSETFFIGFDASLYIESGFEVVSLTKLTFPYDPISGQRVVGIAPSLGVRYLFLEESIRPYLGADLSYLHVFKPAGDSNYVGLGPNAGLDFFVSDSISLGVRAQYNFYLALNERVQTSLILSGGAAVYF
- a CDS encoding RDD family protein gives rise to the protein MTDAPAPLLDGIHTVLTPEYVEFRFTLAGLYSRFLAWLVDAVLVMMGTSALLVGLSLGMAAFPGFASALGIVLYFLVDWGYGITLESVWSGQTVGKKLLGLRVIQRSGVRIGFHHAALRNLARPVDRLPLFYLVGGVTALLSGSHQRLGDMLAGTLVVRERRLKLPSAIGVPAGQGLLADPLFVSRVKRLGTEAREAVLSAVLRREELSMEARLRLFSVLGAKLQELLAMEKPAHLSDEKWTLLVAAALLPASGGAPTVRGRAVAA
- a CDS encoding expansin EXLX1 family cellulose-binding protein, with translation MRTERLVAGRWFAAPLLWLLAGCGDTSSGGPLLPLGEYQNGLITFYDATGAGNCSFDASPNDLDVAAINIGQYQKSAMCGACAEVEGPLGTLRVRIVDSCPDCPDKGHLDLSRSAFAKIANPVDGRVPVRWRMVTCNTPGPVRYHFKDGSNPWWTAIQVRNHLVPVTKLEAWKNGAWVSLPRADYNYFVDDKGLGSGQVKLRVTALDGQTLEDTLPGVGDNKTFDGKAQFRAP
- a CDS encoding adenylate/guanylate cyclase domain-containing protein — encoded protein: MDATSASPPETRRGVSLFTRLFLLILVCALPPLVGLGWKMMDTNALALEELVRHLHRSLVGDVQRSVRGSLARVEQDLEGLGQLLFAPGLGDDATRFALVGSRVASLGDIDFVTLYAPNGQSVTTVKADEVPAPRIASRLDASLLDTLSSRGHLVVRDVSTGARGGPVLEVFFPIIRDGSPRAILGTQVKLGELCALMGELGERFLGARENVFVVDQRRRLVLHADPARVAVREDFSRHGLFAALSGDASFSTDMAAISDFQLEGQEMLGSLEVLSEHGWAVVVQQPQSVAYASLTEMRRSILAALALAALVALGAGLLGARQLTRPLRDLVAATRALAERAFHGVGERVTRRSDEVGTLGRAFEDMARTLASKERELLSQTQARTALSRYLSPDVVELVVSHPERLRLGGERREVTILFADVVGFTHLSETQPPEVIVALLNELFTFATEIIQRRGGIIDKFIGDCIMAVWGTPQSHDDDAQRAVLAAEDLRRWLDVGNRRWRERWGIEIQLAMGVHTGFAVAGNVGSDKRMDYTVIGDTVNVAARLESMAQPGQILVSEATRERIGDDSVELVPVGERRLHGRSAATRTYEVPV